A stretch of Labrus bergylta chromosome 19, fLabBer1.1, whole genome shotgun sequence DNA encodes these proteins:
- the trappc3 gene encoding trafficking protein particle complex subunit 3 produces the protein MSRQSNRTTDSKKMNSELFTLTYGALVTQLCKDYENDEEVNKQLDKMGYNIGVRLIEDFLARSSIGRCQDFRETADVIAKVAFKMYLGVTPSVTNWSPAGDEFSLILENNPLVDFVELPDNHSTLVYSNLLCGVLRGALEMVQMAVDVKFSQDTLRGDNVTEIRMKFIKRIEENLPAGDE, from the exons ATGTCCAGGCAATCCAACCGAACGACAGACAGCAAGAAGATG aACTCAGAGCTGTTCACGCTGACCTATGGAGCCCTCGTCACCCAGCTGTGTAAAGACTACGAGAATGACGAGGAAGTCAATAAACAACTGgacaagat GGGCTATAACATCGGAGTGCGTCTGATTGAGGACTTCCTGGCACGCTCCAGCATCGGCAGGTGTCAGGATTTCCGAGAAACGGCGGATGTCATCGCTAAG GTTGCCTTTAAGATGTACCTGGGGGTCACTCCGAGTGTGACTAACTGGAGCCCAGCAGGGGACGAGTTCTCCCTCATCCTTGAGAACAACCCACTTGTGGACTTTGTGGAGCTGCCGGATAACCACAGCACGCTGGTTTACTCAAACCTGCTGTGTGGAGTCCTCAGAGGAGCCCTGGAGATG GTCCAGATGGCTGTGGATGTGAAATTTTCTCAGGACACTCTGAGAGGGGACAATGTGACGGAAATCCGCATGAAGTTTATCAAGAGGATCGAAGAAAATCTCCCTGCAGGAGATGAGTGA